One window of the Dermacentor andersoni chromosome 10, qqDerAnde1_hic_scaffold, whole genome shotgun sequence genome contains the following:
- the LOC126545166 gene encoding uncharacterized protein yields the protein MQSAFPQAFGLWATMSSHYAGIQWKEDLRYLGVPLSQYRNSNAHWSGEVGKVQRKVNSWRGRNLSMFFRAEVCNVFLASRLLYVLQVLHCSRLRLQALHRVFATFIWSSSCESMRRDNLFLPLERGGLGLVHLFIRQTVSRLFFFRDNDHPILRETLQLRLVHYIPNIVVSSNAKDVPQAPWGFLKEVVDTFLFLKVKFSLEYVFTTSRKAIFAALVDSIFPDPLYRAPYLSRPYQDVLKRVRKMCVPPGVKTFFVKLHSETLPVKTWLNSRGCFVPWSTNCRLCPRAETIDHCLIDCRDAVFFWNILQRTLKKDIDMTPYTIMFLPFKVTGGPSYDMFIELGLHSLWRSRLCDRHAESPRSTKSFFRESATYVRSVYAAQEPPPDWMHLLNACVCLPEF from the exons ATGCAGTCGGCGTTTCCGCAGGCT tttggattatgggccacaatgtcatcacattacgcaggcattcaatggaaagaagatctgcgttatttaggtgtgcctctctcacagtatagaaatagcaacgctcattggtcgggagaagttggcaaagttcaacgtaaagtgaattcatggcgagggcgtaatttgtcaatgttctttcgtgctgaagtgtgtaacgttttcttagcttcccgtcttctgtatgtgctgcaagtactgcactgctcacgacttcgccttcaggcactgcatcgcgtatttgcaacatttatttggagttccagttgtgaatcgatgcggcgcgacaatctgttcctccctcttgaacgtggtggtctaggattagtcCACCTCTTCATCAGGCAAACAGTCtcacgcctgtttttctttcgagacaatGACCATCCAATCTTGCGTGAAACGTTGCAACTCCGTTTAGTTCATTATATTCCtaatatagtagtgtcatcaaatgccaaagatgtcccacaggctccttggggctttcttaaggaggttgttgacacatttcttttcttgaaagttaaattcagcctggagtacgtgttcactacgagtcgaaaagcaatttttgcggcactggtggactctattttcccagatcctttgtatcgtgcaccttatttaagccgaccttatcaggatgtacttaagcgcgtccgaaaaatgtgtgtacctcctggagtaaaaacatttttcgttaaattacattcggaaacactccctgttaagacttggttgaattcgaggggttgctttgtgccgtggtcaacaaactgtcggctctgtccacgtgccgaaaccatagatcactgcttgatagactgtagggacgctgtattcTTTTGGaacattctccaacggacgcttaaaaaggacattgacatgactccataTACAATTAtgtttctaccgtttaaggttacgggtggtccttcctatgacatgttcatagaACTTGGTTTACATAGCCTATGGAGAAGTAGACTGTGTgaccgccatgccgaaagcccgcgatctacaaagtccttctttcgcgaaagtgctacTTATGTAAGAAGTGTctacgctgcgcaggaacctccgccagactggatgcacttgttgaatgcatgtgtgtgtttgcctgagttttaa